A genomic region of Alkalispirochaeta americana contains the following coding sequences:
- the phnE gene encoding phosphonate ABC transporter, permease protein PhnE encodes MSEATTQYRWRRPHFIENPWVRYTVLLVTVLYLIFALQMVQVSWQRVLDGIPRAWNMLRMAFPPDYGSRGRLIVRGFIESFQMTVIATAGGVLLSIPIGFMAAKNIAPLPVYVVGRLIVVVSRSLHPVVMGVLFVAAVGFGAFAGILTLIMFTIGFVGKLLAEAIEEIKFGQVEGVRSTGAGFLSVLVYAVFPQVLPRLVGLSMYQLDINLRASAIVGLVGAGGIGGTLNTAFGRYDYATAFAILLVMVALILVTEGISGYLRRLTK; translated from the coding sequence ATGAGTGAGGCAACTACGCAGTATCGATGGCGGCGTCCCCACTTTATAGAAAATCCCTGGGTGCGTTACACCGTCCTGCTGGTGACGGTGCTGTACCTGATCTTTGCGCTTCAGATGGTGCAGGTCAGCTGGCAGCGTGTCCTGGACGGGATACCCCGGGCGTGGAACATGCTTCGCATGGCGTTCCCTCCCGATTACGGTTCGCGGGGCCGCCTGATCGTACGGGGATTCATAGAGAGTTTCCAAATGACCGTGATAGCCACGGCGGGCGGGGTGCTCTTGAGTATTCCTATCGGGTTTATGGCGGCCAAGAACATAGCACCCCTGCCGGTTTATGTGGTGGGGCGGCTCATTGTTGTGGTAAGCCGCAGTTTGCATCCTGTGGTCATGGGTGTTCTCTTTGTGGCGGCCGTGGGCTTTGGTGCGTTTGCGGGAATCCTTACGCTGATTATGTTCACCATCGGGTTTGTGGGAAAACTTCTGGCCGAGGCGATCGAGGAGATCAAGTTTGGCCAGGTTGAGGGGGTTCGATCCACCGGGGCAGGCTTTCTTTCCGTTCTGGTTTATGCAGTTTTTCCCCAGGTTCTCCCCCGGCTTGTGGGGCTTTCCATGTACCAGCTGGATATTAACTTGCGTGCCTCGGCCATCGTGGGGCTTGTTGGAGCAGGAGGAATCGGGGGAACGCTGAACACTGCCTTTGGCCGCTATGATTACGCTACGGCTTTCGCGATTCTTCTTGTCATGGTGGCTCTCATCCTGGTCACGGAGGGAATCAGCGGTTATCTACGGAGGCTGACAAAATGA
- the phnE gene encoding phosphonate ABC transporter, permease protein PhnE, with product MSTGNNGSTLSQMSRPEYYQWFRFTRLQRIVRSISYILVVALMYWALSTVNIFWPWVWSAPAQIGDMMFRMFPPSLVQLNPILYALVESINIALLGTIIAIILALPVAYFGAQTVTPNRVTLWLARLIIVGTRSVDTLVWALIFVAVFGPGSFAGIMAVAFHSVGFLSKLIAEAIEEIDWGPIEALESVGASRAHVIAYGIVPQVIPSFCAISILRWDINIRESTVLGLVGAGGIGLIFQGAIDLFQWNTVSMVLIVIVMVVFAGEVITSMVRRKLI from the coding sequence ATGAGTACAGGCAACAACGGTTCCACGCTTTCACAGATGTCCCGGCCCGAATACTACCAGTGGTTTCGCTTTACCCGGTTGCAGAGAATTGTTCGAAGTATCAGCTACATCCTGGTGGTGGCGCTCATGTATTGGGCCCTCTCCACGGTGAACATCTTCTGGCCCTGGGTCTGGTCGGCGCCTGCCCAGATCGGCGATATGATGTTTCGAATGTTCCCGCCCTCGCTGGTGCAGCTCAACCCGATCCTGTACGCCCTGGTGGAGTCCATTAATATTGCGTTACTGGGCACGATCATCGCAATCATCCTTGCCCTCCCTGTGGCGTACTTTGGGGCCCAGACGGTGACCCCCAACAGGGTGACGCTCTGGCTTGCGCGGTTGATCATTGTGGGAACCCGCTCGGTCGATACCCTGGTCTGGGCACTGATCTTTGTGGCGGTCTTCGGTCCGGGTTCTTTTGCGGGAATCATGGCCGTGGCGTTTCACTCGGTCGGGTTCTTGAGCAAGCTCATCGCCGAGGCAATCGAGGAGATCGACTGGGGGCCCATCGAGGCACTTGAGTCGGTTGGGGCGTCCCGGGCTCACGTGATCGCCTACGGGATTGTTCCCCAGGTTATTCCCAGTTTTTGTGCGATCTCGATCCTGCGGTGGGATATTAATATCCGGGAATCCACCGTTCTTGGTCTGGTTGGGGCCGGAGGTATCGGGCTTATCTTTCAGGGTGCGATCGATCTCTTTCAGTGGAACACGGTCTCCATGGTGTTGATCGTGATCGTTATGGTGGTCTTTGCCGGTGAGGTGATTACCAGCATGGTTCGGCGCAAGCTGATCTAG